A genomic window from Sanguibacter antarcticus includes:
- the flgC gene encoding flagellar basal body rod protein FlgC, producing MTTFGAIGIASTGMTVNRKWLDAVSDNLANMSTVTATSEDAFQARYVVASAVGYPENGQGVQVAGVELGSAEGRMVYEPEHPLADAEGYVKYPDIDMSSQMTQMIMAQRGYQANAAVVDRAKATYEAALQIGRN from the coding sequence ATGACGACCTTCGGAGCAATCGGGATCGCCTCGACAGGCATGACCGTCAACCGCAAGTGGCTCGACGCCGTGAGCGACAACCTCGCGAACATGAGCACCGTGACCGCGACCAGCGAAGACGCGTTCCAGGCCCGGTACGTCGTGGCCAGCGCCGTCGGCTACCCGGAGAACGGCCAGGGCGTCCAGGTCGCCGGCGTCGAGCTCGGCAGCGCCGAGGGCCGCATGGTCTACGAGCCCGAGCACCCGCTCGCCGACGCCGAGGGCTACGTGAAGTACCCCGACATCGACATGTCGAGCCAGATGACCCAGATGATCATGGCGCAGCGTGGCTACCAGGCCAACGCTGCCGTGGTCGACCGCGCCAAGGCCACCTACGAGGCCGCACTCCAGATCGGACGTAACTGA
- a CDS encoding glycosyltransferase family 2 protein, whose amino-acid sequence MASTTATPTISAVLIVKDEEDVLEASLAALGWVDEIIVYDTGSTDSTRDLAGRHTPHVIEGYWDDDFGAARNRALEHATSEWALIVDADEIFEGDTAHLLRRLAADEANLFLVAVETVDGDTPRPEGPNVTARIFRRSEYRYAGRLHEQVVPIDPSTRPVLEPVLHVCIKHSGYTDAAIAKHDKRARNLTIAQRDLDEALARETPPVMLDILRTNLARALGMAGEHEASLALATVVRTNGVVPAVGLTDLAVSAVGSALALELDDVVDEWLTVWQHADSSPVWARATRVRILAGRGDLQGALDLLDQLPTTSVDSSGRRFHKHELSGIAVSALAATGRRRAAARAARESALAGYASVGPTILSRIFVQADRLDSYIRDLPDQVWREHAVWCVHEATPDSIAFLMAMAAVRPDDLTVLLCLAKIAPSLGLEDLAVSAAALRRVGLAEHCPLVTVSRSGDVEPQLRAIASAMAVGIYEDDRAVPGLEAALAAVAPQDEAELLRQLEIVTPGLVTAS is encoded by the coding sequence ATGGCCAGCACGACCGCGACACCGACCATCTCTGCCGTCCTCATCGTCAAGGACGAAGAAGACGTCCTCGAGGCGTCGCTCGCAGCCCTCGGCTGGGTCGACGAGATCATCGTCTACGACACCGGCTCGACAGACTCGACCCGTGACCTCGCCGGGCGACACACTCCTCACGTCATCGAGGGCTACTGGGACGACGACTTCGGCGCAGCACGCAACCGAGCCCTCGAGCACGCGACGAGCGAGTGGGCCCTCATCGTCGACGCCGACGAGATCTTCGAGGGCGACACCGCCCACCTCCTCCGACGGCTCGCCGCCGACGAAGCGAACCTCTTCCTCGTCGCCGTCGAGACGGTCGACGGCGACACTCCACGCCCAGAGGGACCCAACGTCACCGCGCGGATCTTCCGTCGCTCCGAGTACAGGTACGCCGGACGGCTCCACGAGCAGGTCGTCCCCATCGACCCGTCGACACGACCGGTGCTCGAGCCGGTCCTTCACGTCTGTATCAAGCACTCGGGCTACACCGACGCGGCGATCGCCAAGCACGACAAACGCGCTCGGAACCTGACGATCGCCCAGCGTGACCTCGACGAGGCGCTCGCCCGGGAGACGCCGCCAGTGATGCTCGACATCCTCCGCACCAACCTCGCCCGGGCCCTCGGTATGGCGGGGGAGCACGAGGCGTCTCTCGCGCTGGCCACGGTCGTCCGCACGAACGGTGTCGTGCCCGCCGTCGGCCTCACAGATCTTGCTGTCTCTGCGGTCGGCAGCGCTCTCGCGCTCGAGCTGGACGACGTCGTCGACGAGTGGCTCACCGTGTGGCAGCACGCCGACAGCTCTCCTGTCTGGGCGCGCGCCACGCGGGTCCGGATCCTGGCCGGGCGCGGCGACCTCCAGGGGGCGCTCGACCTCCTGGACCAGCTGCCGACGACGTCCGTCGACTCCTCAGGACGACGTTTTCACAAGCACGAGCTGAGCGGGATCGCCGTGAGCGCCCTCGCTGCGACCGGTCGACGCCGCGCCGCTGCGCGGGCCGCACGCGAGTCTGCGCTCGCGGGGTACGCCAGCGTCGGCCCGACGATCCTCTCGCGCATCTTCGTCCAAGCCGATCGCCTCGACTCCTACATCCGTGACCTCCCAGACCAGGTGTGGCGTGAGCATGCCGTCTGGTGCGTCCACGAGGCGACCCCGGACTCCATCGCCTTCCTCATGGCGATGGCCGCGGTGCGCCCCGACGACCTCACCGTGCTCTTGTGCCTGGCCAAGATCGCACCGTCGCTCGGGCTCGAGGACCTTGCGGTCAGTGCCGCAGCCTTGCGGAGGGTCGGTCTCGCCGAGCACTGCCCGCTCGTCACGGTCAGCCGGTCGGGAGACGTCGAGCCACAGCTCCGCGCCATCGCGTCGGCGATGGCGGTCGGAATCTACGAGGACGACCGCGCTGTCCCTGGTCTCGAGGCAGCGCTCGCTGCGGTGGCCCCACAGGACGAGGCCGAGCTTCTCCGTCAGCTGGAGATCGTCACCCCGGGGCTCGTCACCGCTTCGTGA
- the flgK gene encoding flagellar hook-associated protein FlgK has translation MSTFSGLSTALTALTAQRQALEVAGQNIANSNTVGYTRQRAELQSVGSGQSATMFSQGSSVGNGVQVSGISRLGDLFLDARVRTTTSSAAFLAARSEAYTRLESTIAEPGTNGIAAELDDFWATWQDVSNNPTSAAAGQVLIESANSVQRAISTGYSAVSTQWDQTRAKADTLVSEINTTAASVAELNEKIRSITVSGGNANELIDQRNVLTTSLASLAGATVREYPDGTADVNIGGNSIVSGIRAQKLAVAGGTTVTGATGTDAVRVVWDRVPAGTTAALGGGELAGVLSVLAPADSQGTGGLLAEAAASYNALATKVATSVNTIHESARADGSTGGPIFTISATGPAALTLAVAITDPSEINPGQGGADGSIADAISQIGSAAGSPDEAWSSFVVAIGVKSKAATQSAVVAESARATADNLQLAQTSVDLDEESVNMLAFQRSYQGAARVMTAIDEMLDQLINRTGVVGR, from the coding sequence ATGAGCACCTTCTCCGGACTGTCCACCGCGCTCACGGCCCTGACCGCACAGCGCCAGGCGCTCGAGGTCGCAGGGCAGAACATCGCCAACTCCAACACGGTGGGCTACACCCGCCAGCGCGCCGAGCTCCAGTCTGTCGGATCCGGCCAGAGCGCGACGATGTTCTCGCAAGGCAGCTCGGTCGGCAACGGCGTCCAGGTCAGCGGCATCAGCCGTCTCGGCGACCTGTTCCTCGACGCTCGCGTCCGCACCACGACGTCGTCCGCTGCGTTCCTCGCAGCGCGCTCTGAGGCATACACCCGCCTAGAGTCGACCATCGCGGAGCCTGGCACCAACGGCATCGCCGCAGAGCTCGACGACTTCTGGGCGACGTGGCAAGACGTGTCGAACAACCCGACGAGCGCCGCCGCCGGGCAGGTGCTCATCGAGAGCGCGAACTCCGTCCAGCGCGCGATCTCGACGGGCTACAGCGCCGTCTCTACCCAGTGGGACCAGACGCGCGCCAAGGCCGACACCCTCGTCTCAGAGATCAACACGACCGCTGCCTCCGTCGCAGAGCTCAACGAGAAGATCCGGTCCATCACCGTCTCCGGCGGCAACGCCAACGAGCTCATCGACCAGCGCAACGTCCTGACGACCTCGCTCGCGTCCCTCGCTGGGGCCACCGTCCGGGAGTACCCCGACGGCACCGCCGACGTGAACATCGGCGGCAACTCCATCGTCTCCGGGATCCGGGCCCAGAAGCTCGCCGTCGCCGGTGGCACCACCGTGACGGGAGCAACGGGCACGGACGCAGTCCGGGTCGTCTGGGACCGCGTCCCCGCCGGGACCACGGCGGCCCTCGGCGGCGGAGAGCTCGCCGGTGTGCTCAGCGTCCTCGCCCCAGCCGACAGCCAAGGGACAGGCGGACTCCTCGCCGAGGCCGCCGCCTCGTACAACGCCCTCGCGACCAAGGTCGCGACGAGCGTCAACACGATCCACGAGTCCGCCCGCGCCGACGGATCCACGGGCGGCCCCATCTTCACCATCTCGGCCACCGGGCCGGCTGCGCTCACGCTCGCTGTCGCCATCACCGACCCCTCCGAGATCAATCCTGGTCAGGGCGGCGCGGACGGCTCGATCGCCGACGCGATCTCCCAGATCGGCAGCGCTGCCGGCAGCCCCGACGAAGCATGGTCCTCGTTCGTCGTCGCCATCGGTGTGAAGTCCAAGGCCGCGACACAGAGCGCCGTCGTCGCCGAGAGCGCACGCGCCACCGCCGACAACCTCCAGCTCGCACAGACCAGCGTCGACCTCGATGAGGAGAGCGTGAACATGCTCGCCTTCCAGCGCTCGTATCAGGGCGCTGCACGCGTCATGACCGCCATCGACGAGATGCTCGACCAGCTCATCAACCGAACGGGAGTCGTTGGACGATGA
- the fliS gene encoding flagellar export chaperone FliS, with product MSQQMNSDAQRAQFLNDTVLSASPARLLTMLYDRLVLDLDRGMKAQVAGDVAEANSRLTHAQDIVAELIVTLDVDAWEGGPGLKGLYSHLLNELVQANISNDPVRTAACRSIVDPLRMAWHEAAGGLAQEAAQNVPVGAGSISAGSGFLGVG from the coding sequence ATGAGCCAGCAGATGAACTCCGACGCCCAGCGCGCGCAGTTTCTCAATGACACGGTCCTCAGCGCGAGCCCCGCTCGCCTCCTGACGATGCTCTACGACCGGCTGGTGCTCGACCTCGACCGAGGGATGAAAGCACAGGTCGCCGGGGACGTCGCCGAGGCGAACTCTCGGCTCACGCACGCACAGGACATCGTCGCTGAGCTCATCGTCACTCTCGACGTCGACGCGTGGGAGGGTGGCCCGGGGCTCAAGGGCTTGTACTCCCACCTTCTCAACGAGCTGGTCCAGGCGAACATCAGCAACGACCCTGTCCGGACCGCCGCGTGCCGCTCGATCGTCGACCCTCTGCGGATGGCCTGGCACGAGGCGGCAGGCGGCCTCGCACAGGAGGCCGCCCAGAACGTGCCGGTCGGCGCAGGGAGCATCTCGGCCGGGAGCGGGTTCCTCGGTGTCGGCTGA
- a CDS encoding sigma-70 family RNA polymerase sigma factor, with protein sequence MQPMDTDRSELVTENLPLIGYHVSEMLMRVPSHVSRDDLASAGALALVQAARAYDATTGVPFNRYAAIRIKGAMVDELRSMDWVSRGARQRVRKLTTVADELTAQLGRTPTREELAASLGVEVSEVDTAREHAATRVLSLEGYDGALAEVLPTREVGPEEALLTGERLRYLHAAVATLPERLREVVEQVFFEDRSVTDIAKDMGVTQSRVSQLRAEAMVLLRDGLNTHLDPSHVPASAQPDGVAQRRREKYFASIAERASRNGASVAIAGASLAAASTFVPAASAARTAQPGFVAVG encoded by the coding sequence ATGCAACCGATGGACACGGACCGCTCAGAGCTGGTCACCGAGAACCTCCCGCTGATCGGGTACCACGTCAGCGAGATGCTCATGCGTGTACCGAGCCACGTCTCCCGGGACGATCTCGCATCCGCTGGCGCACTCGCTCTCGTCCAGGCCGCACGGGCCTACGACGCGACGACGGGGGTGCCGTTCAACCGTTATGCAGCGATCCGCATCAAGGGCGCCATGGTCGACGAGCTCCGCTCGATGGACTGGGTCTCCCGCGGTGCCCGTCAGCGCGTCCGCAAGCTCACGACGGTCGCGGACGAGCTCACCGCACAGCTCGGGCGCACACCGACCCGTGAAGAGCTTGCCGCCTCGCTCGGCGTCGAGGTCTCCGAGGTCGACACGGCCCGCGAGCACGCCGCGACCCGGGTGCTGTCCCTCGAGGGATACGACGGCGCTCTCGCCGAGGTGCTCCCCACCCGTGAGGTCGGCCCCGAAGAGGCCCTCCTGACCGGCGAGCGTCTGCGCTACCTCCATGCCGCCGTCGCGACGCTCCCTGAGCGCCTGCGCGAGGTCGTCGAGCAGGTCTTCTTCGAGGACCGTTCCGTCACCGACATCGCCAAAGACATGGGCGTCACCCAGTCGCGTGTCAGCCAGCTCCGCGCCGAGGCGATGGTCCTGCTCCGCGACGGTCTCAACACGCACCTCGACCCGTCGCACGTGCCGGCCTCGGCACAGCCGGACGGCGTCGCGCAGCGTCGCCGCGAGAAGTACTTCGCCTCGATCGCCGAGCGCGCCAGCCGCAACGGCGCGAGCGTCGCGATCGCCGGTGCGTCTCTCGCCGCAGCCTCCACCTTCGTCCCTGCGGCCTCCGCAGCACGCACGGCCCAGCCCGGCTTTGTTGCCGTTGGTTAA
- a CDS encoding flagellin has protein sequence MGLSINQNIAAVNSYRNLSNTQNDLSKSLEKLSSGFRINRAADDAAGLAISEGLRSQVGGLKVAARNAQDGISVVQTAEGALTEVHAILQRVRDLSVQGANDSNSAEARTNIETEITSLGTELTRIADSTNFNGTKLLDGSKGTLAFQVGADGDTNSTITVTLDNVKSTVAGIAALKVTDNTTAQASINAVDTAIEAISTTRAGLGAMQNRLEHTIKNVNVAVENLSASESRIRDTDMAQEMVSFTRAQILSQAGTAMLAQANQIPQGVLSLLR, from the coding sequence ATGGGTCTCTCGATCAACCAGAACATCGCGGCAGTCAACTCCTACCGCAACCTGTCCAACACGCAGAATGACCTGTCGAAGTCGCTGGAGAAGCTCTCCTCCGGTTTCCGCATCAACCGTGCGGCGGACGACGCTGCTGGTCTGGCGATCTCTGAGGGTCTGCGTTCGCAGGTCGGTGGCCTCAAGGTTGCCGCTCGTAACGCTCAGGACGGCATCTCGGTCGTGCAGACCGCTGAAGGCGCACTGACCGAGGTTCACGCGATCCTCCAGCGCGTGCGCGACCTGTCGGTCCAGGGTGCTAACGACTCCAACAGCGCCGAAGCCCGCACCAACATCGAGACTGAGATCACGAGCCTCGGCACCGAGCTCACTCGTATCGCCGACTCGACGAACTTCAACGGCACGAAGCTGCTCGACGGCTCCAAGGGCACGCTCGCGTTCCAGGTCGGCGCCGACGGCGACACGAACAGCACCATCACCGTGACGCTCGACAACGTCAAGTCCACGGTCGCCGGTATCGCTGCGCTCAAGGTCACCGACAACACGACCGCTCAGGCGTCGATCAACGCTGTCGACACCGCGATCGAGGCGATCTCGACCACGCGTGCCGGACTCGGTGCGATGCAGAACCGCCTCGAGCACACCATCAAGAACGTCAACGTCGCGGTCGAGAACCTCTCCGCGTCCGAGAGCCGGATCCGCGACACGGACATGGCGCAGGAGATGGTGTCCTTCACCCGCGCGCAGATCCTCTCCCAGGCCGGCACCGCGATGCTCGCCCAGGCCAACCAGATCCCCCAGGGCGTCCTCTCGCTCCTGCGCTGA
- the flgN gene encoding flagellar export chaperone FlgN, with product MSLQALTSVLWRERQLLELLLFKLEEEQLLLTSGRTRWLSHATREVENVLEQIREVELGRSVESDAVARTLGLEAGRSLSELADKAPEPWDDLLRAHRQAFIEITHQIDSLAAGNRELLLTSHRATQEALANLQQDSSTYDSSGSTAPREVAARLLDQSF from the coding sequence ATGAGCCTGCAAGCGCTGACAAGCGTCCTGTGGCGCGAGCGCCAGCTCCTCGAGCTCTTGCTGTTCAAGCTCGAGGAAGAGCAGCTGCTGCTCACCTCCGGACGGACGCGCTGGCTGAGCCACGCGACCCGCGAGGTAGAGAACGTGCTGGAACAGATCCGTGAGGTCGAGCTCGGACGGTCCGTCGAGTCGGACGCCGTCGCCCGCACCCTCGGGCTCGAGGCAGGCCGCAGCCTGTCCGAGCTCGCTGACAAGGCCCCTGAGCCGTGGGACGACCTCCTGCGCGCCCACCGCCAGGCCTTCATCGAGATCACGCACCAGATCGACTCGCTCGCCGCAGGCAACCGTGAGCTCCTCCTCACGTCCCACCGTGCGACGCAAGAGGCGCTGGCCAACCTCCAGCAGGACTCCAGCACATACGACTCGTCAGGCTCGACGGCGCCTCGCGAGGTCGCCGCCCGACTTCTCGACCAGAGCTTCTGA
- a CDS encoding flagellin, with the protein MGLSINQNIAAVNSYRNLSNTQNDLSKSLEKLSSGFRINRAADDAAGLAISEGLRSQVGGLKVAARNAQDGISVVQTAEGALTEVHAILQRVRDLSVQGANDSNSAEARTNIETEITSLGEELDRISVSTNFNGTKLLDGSKTSLAFQVGADGDANSTITVALDNVATTVAGIKNLKVSDTVAGDGSANVNAQASIELVDDAIEAISTTRAGLGAMQNRLEHTIKNVNVSVENLSASESRIRDTDMAQEMVSFTRAQILSQAGTAMLAQANQIPQGVLSLLR; encoded by the coding sequence ATGGGTCTCTCGATCAACCAGAACATCGCGGCAGTCAACTCCTACCGCAACCTGTCCAACACGCAGAATGACCTGTCGAAGTCGCTGGAGAAGCTCTCCTCCGGTTTCCGCATCAACCGTGCGGCGGACGACGCTGCTGGTCTGGCGATCTCTGAGGGTCTGCGTTCGCAGGTCGGTGGCCTCAAGGTTGCCGCTCGTAACGCTCAGGACGGCATCTCGGTCGTGCAGACCGCTGAAGGCGCACTGACCGAGGTTCACGCGATCCTCCAGCGCGTGCGCGACCTGTCGGTCCAGGGTGCTAACGACTCCAACAGCGCCGAAGCCCGCACCAACATCGAGACCGAGATCACGAGCCTCGGCGAAGAGCTCGACCGCATCTCCGTGTCGACGAACTTCAACGGCACGAAGCTGCTCGACGGCTCCAAGACGAGCCTGGCGTTCCAGGTCGGCGCCGACGGCGACGCGAACAGCACCATCACCGTGGCGCTCGACAACGTCGCGACGACCGTCGCCGGGATCAAGAACCTCAAGGTGTCCGACACCGTCGCAGGCGACGGATCGGCGAACGTGAACGCCCAGGCATCGATCGAGCTCGTCGACGACGCGATCGAGGCGATCTCGACCACGCGTGCCGGACTCGGTGCGATGCAGAACCGCCTCGAGCACACCATCAAGAACGTCAACGTGTCGGTGGAGAACCTCTCGGCGTCCGAGAGCCGGATCCGCGACACGGACATGGCGCAGGAGATGGTGTCCTTCACCCGCGCGCAGATCCTCTCCCAGGCCGGCACCGCGATGCTCGCCCAGGCCAACCAGATCCCCCAGGGCGTCCTCTCGCTCCTGCGCTGA
- a CDS encoding flagellin has translation MGLSINQNIAAVNSYRNLSNTQNDLSKSLEKLSSGFRINRAADDAAGLAISEGLRSQVGGLKVAARNAQDGISVVQTAEGALTEVHAILQRVRDLSVQGANDSNSAEARTNIETEITSLGTELDRISESTNFNGTKLLNGGTSGAASTATVSLAFQVGADGDANSTITVDISNVASIVSGIKDLKVSGGTSANLTAQDSINAVDTAIEAISTTRAGLGAMQNRLEHTIKNVNVAVENLSASESRIRDTDMAQEMVSFTRAQILSQAGTAMLAQANQIPQGVLSLLR, from the coding sequence ATGGGTCTCTCGATCAACCAGAACATCGCGGCAGTCAACTCCTACCGCAACCTGTCCAACACGCAGAACGACCTGTCGAAGTCGCTGGAGAAGCTCTCCTCCGGTTTCCGCATCAACCGTGCGGCGGACGACGCTGCTGGTCTGGCGATCTCTGAGGGTCTGCGTTCGCAGGTCGGTGGCCTCAAGGTTGCCGCTCGTAACGCTCAGGACGGCATCTCGGTCGTGCAGACCGCAGAAGGCGCACTGACCGAGGTTCACGCGATCCTCCAGCGCGTGCGCGACCTGTCGGTCCAGGGTGCTAACGACTCCAACAGCGCCGAAGCCCGCACCAACATCGAGACCGAGATCACGAGCCTCGGCACCGAGCTCGACCGCATCTCCGAGTCGACCAACTTCAACGGCACGAAGCTCCTCAACGGTGGCACCAGCGGTGCAGCGTCCACCGCTACGGTCTCCCTGGCGTTCCAGGTCGGCGCCGACGGCGACGCGAACAGCACCATCACGGTCGACATCTCCAACGTGGCCTCCATCGTCTCCGGGATCAAGGACCTCAAGGTCTCCGGTGGCACGAGCGCCAACCTCACCGCACAGGACTCGATCAACGCTGTCGACACCGCGATCGAGGCGATCTCGACCACGCGTGCCGGACTCGGTGCGATGCAGAACCGCCTCGAGCACACCATCAAGAACGTCAACGTCGCGGTCGAGAACCTCTCCGCGTCCGAGAGCCGGATCCGCGACACGGACATGGCGCAGGAGATGGTGTCCTTCACCCGCGCGCAGATCCTCTCCCAGGCCGGCACCGCGATGCTCGCCCAGGCCAACCAGATCCCCCAGGGCGTCCTCTCGCTCCTGCGCTGA
- the flgB gene encoding flagellar basal body rod protein FlgB: MFDSVAFVALNSALDGLALRQRVIANNVANINTPNYLAGKVSFEKELETAVSRGDGAVTATEARSLEPTRTDGNNVNLDEETLLNVDTNLRYQLATQAVDGTFSSLRTAMRTS; the protein is encoded by the coding sequence GTGTTCGATTCTGTGGCCTTTGTCGCGCTCAACAGCGCGCTCGACGGACTTGCTCTCCGTCAGCGAGTGATCGCCAACAACGTGGCGAACATCAACACGCCCAACTACCTCGCGGGCAAGGTCTCGTTCGAGAAAGAGCTGGAGACCGCGGTGTCTCGCGGCGACGGGGCGGTCACCGCGACCGAGGCCCGCTCCCTGGAGCCCACCCGGACCGACGGCAACAACGTCAACCTCGACGAGGAGACGCTGCTCAACGTCGACACCAACCTGCGCTACCAGCTGGCGACCCAAGCGGTCGACGGCACCTTCTCGTCCCTGCGGACCGCGATGAGGACCAGCTGA
- the flgL gene encoding flagellar hook-associated protein FlgL, producing the protein MITRVTHQSTQRMSLANMQANLAKMSDLQSQASSGKLINKASDDPAKAAEAMALRKEQRATEQYARNAQDGVSWLNTVDSAIQSSVDFMQRARDLTVQGANTGAIGAAGRDALAVEIEGIRDALLGQANTTYIGRSVFAGTANGSAFTTATDPVTGDVSYTAATVHGTVERRVGENTTVRVDADGAAVFGDGAASVFSLLTNIAADLRNPGVNVSTRLTEIDSRIQSMLSVGSSVGARTNQLTAAQDTLSNQSMTLASDLSGVEDIDLAQTIIELQMQEVGYKAALGAAARVLQPSLMDYLQ; encoded by the coding sequence ATGATCACGCGCGTCACGCACCAGTCCACGCAGCGCATGTCGCTCGCGAACATGCAGGCCAACCTGGCAAAGATGTCAGACCTCCAGTCGCAGGCCTCGAGCGGAAAGCTCATCAACAAGGCCTCCGACGACCCAGCCAAGGCTGCTGAGGCGATGGCGCTGCGCAAAGAGCAGCGCGCCACCGAGCAGTACGCCCGCAACGCCCAGGACGGCGTCAGCTGGCTCAACACCGTCGACAGCGCGATCCAGTCGTCGGTCGACTTCATGCAACGAGCACGCGACCTCACGGTCCAGGGCGCCAACACCGGTGCGATCGGGGCTGCTGGTCGCGACGCGCTCGCTGTCGAGATCGAAGGCATCCGGGACGCGCTGCTCGGGCAGGCGAACACCACGTACATCGGCCGCTCCGTCTTCGCCGGGACAGCCAACGGGAGCGCCTTCACCACAGCGACCGACCCTGTGACAGGCGACGTCTCCTACACCGCTGCGACCGTGCACGGGACCGTCGAGCGCCGGGTCGGGGAGAACACCACCGTCCGCGTCGACGCCGACGGCGCAGCCGTGTTCGGCGACGGCGCAGCGTCCGTCTTCTCCCTCCTCACCAACATCGCCGCCGATCTGCGCAACCCAGGAGTGAACGTGTCCACGCGACTGACCGAGATCGACTCACGCATCCAGTCCATGCTGAGCGTCGGCTCGAGCGTCGGAGCACGGACCAACCAGCTCACAGCGGCGCAAGACACGCTGTCGAACCAGTCCATGACCCTCGCGAGCGACCTCTCCGGTGTCGAGGACATCGACCTCGCCCAGACGATCATCGAGCTGCAGATGCAGGAGGTCGGCTACAAGGCCGCCCTCGGCGCTGCCGCGCGTGTGCTCCAGCCGAGCCTCATGGACTACCTCCAGTGA
- the fliD gene encoding flagellar filament capping protein FliD has protein sequence MASFGIDGLVSGLDTTSLITQLMAVEAAPQTLLKAKVSTTQTFISTLQGLNTRVSSLADAATTATKTASWSAVKASTTGTSATATASSTAQASSLTFTVDKLAKAQTSVTGNVTSLADLFGGTVPSSVTIAKGSADATATATVVDLTGVTDLAGFAAKLNSAGVGISASVVKISATESRLQLTGSGSGDEAAFELHSGTVAEADIQAGTAPAALIKRSDAIIAASDAQITLWGSQPVKSATNTFSDVLTGVDITVSAVDATSTTVTVARDDTALTKLASDLVGALGVVLSEIKSRTATTTTTASDGGSVITAGILGGDSATRSLNQAIITAASYPVDGTSPSEVGIILSRDGTFSFDETVFAAAMAADPAKVQKIISGLAERVEGVATSASDSIDGTLTLKITNQQSFSKDLSTQVDDWDRRLATRKEGLQATYAALEVSLSALNAQSSWLTSSLASLSTWS, from the coding sequence ATGGCATCGTTCGGTATCGACGGGCTCGTCAGCGGTCTGGACACGACCTCGCTCATCACACAGCTCATGGCTGTCGAGGCCGCACCTCAGACGCTGCTCAAGGCGAAGGTGTCGACCACCCAGACGTTCATCTCGACCCTCCAAGGCCTCAACACGCGGGTATCTTCCCTCGCCGACGCAGCCACGACGGCCACGAAGACCGCGTCCTGGTCCGCTGTCAAGGCGTCGACCACCGGAACATCAGCGACCGCGACCGCCTCCAGCACCGCGCAGGCCTCCTCGTTGACCTTCACCGTCGACAAGCTGGCCAAGGCGCAGACCTCCGTCACCGGGAACGTCACCTCCCTCGCAGACCTCTTCGGCGGCACCGTCCCTTCGAGCGTCACCATCGCCAAAGGATCGGCCGACGCCACAGCCACGGCCACCGTCGTTGACCTGACGGGCGTCACCGACCTCGCCGGCTTTGCCGCGAAGCTCAACTCTGCCGGGGTCGGCATCAGCGCGAGCGTCGTGAAGATCTCTGCGACCGAGTCGCGACTCCAGCTGACCGGCTCGGGCAGCGGCGACGAGGCGGCGTTCGAGCTCCACTCAGGCACCGTCGCCGAGGCAGACATCCAGGCAGGCACCGCACCCGCCGCGCTCATCAAGCGCAGCGACGCGATCATCGCCGCGAGCGACGCGCAGATCACGCTGTGGGGCAGCCAGCCGGTCAAGTCCGCGACGAACACCTTCTCAGACGTCCTCACAGGCGTCGACATCACCGTCTCTGCGGTGGACGCGACCTCGACGACGGTCACCGTCGCACGCGACGACACCGCATTGACGAAGCTGGCTTCAGACCTCGTGGGCGCTCTCGGCGTCGTGCTCTCCGAGATCAAGTCACGCACGGCCACGACGACGACGACCGCGAGCGACGGCGGGAGCGTCATCACCGCGGGGATCCTCGGTGGCGACAGCGCGACGCGCTCGCTCAACCAGGCGATCATCACCGCGGCGTCCTACCCTGTCGACGGCACATCGCCGTCCGAGGTCGGCATCATCCTCAGCCGGGACGGGACGTTCAGCTTCGACGAGACCGTGTTCGCTGCCGCGATGGCGGCGGACCCGGCCAAGGTGCAGAAGATCATCAGCGGCCTCGCCGAGAGGGTCGAGGGCGTCGCGACGAGCGCGTCAGACTCGATCGACGGCACGCTCACCCTGAAGATCACGAACCAGCAGAGCTTCAGCAAGGACCTCTCCACCCAGGTGGACGACTGGGACCGCCGCCTCGCCACACGCAAAGAGGGACTGCAGGCGACCTACGCGGCGCTCGAGGTGTCGCTCAGCGCGCTCAACGCACAGTCCTCGTGGCTCACCAGCTCGCTCGCATCACTGTCCACGTGGAGCTAG